A single window of Chloracidobacterium sp. DNA harbors:
- the tssI gene encoding type VI secretion system tip protein VgrG: protein MPTTQEGRLLKVTTPLDDDFLLIKRIRSREALSSLFHFDLELLHEESEDGREATKVDPQQLLGQPMTIVAEQTDGTKRYFNGLCVNFTQGNRNTRFSKYRAELVPNVWVLTQVSQSRIFQNISVPDILRQVFDGFEIDIELPGTFEPRNYCVQYRESDWDFASRLMEEEGIYYYFEHTDNSHRMIIANTDSSHRECPERSEIPFAIDSTELTEWQGMVHTWQVTNQVRTGKYTLFDHNFQLPTNHLEAQQVSRFNIGGNQQLEHYDYPGEFAKRFDGISSGGGEQPGELNKIFNDRQRTVDIRQQELDVAYKTNYGSSDCCSMAAGYRFRLTTHPSAENNRNHILISVQTEAVQSPSYVSDDAISNSYNINFVCIPQGNGQAPFRPLRRTAKPIVNGSQTAVVVGPAGEEIFTDKFGRVKVQFHWDRQGRNDASSSCWLRVSTSIAGNKWGTMFIPRIGQEVIVDFMEGDPDQPIITGSVYNPQTMPHYELPKFKTLTYIKTRTSPDDGKGFNELRFEDKAGKEQVFVRSQKRYDLRARGSMYETCGGNRQEVIGVRSDNNPGGNLAITVGGNKDVHIKDSHYVGIDGKLNESVKGDVVEDYQSNLSTIVSAKTELNAREITLEALTKISLKVGGNCIMIDPSGITIAGTMTKINSGGFASGTGNPAFDDALDAETADTGEPGYLDRPRSGGGGGRRRRNLQSQHYIAPPRPGEDPRITAMRGTLANSEQGRHALEVYDRYGVSSSFRGGEGSTFDPGDNNMNINPAQSPDRQALGFVHEMNHAEEHHEGTSGDIQNQGRDEYVDAMVDEESEGVVRSIEARDELIESGHDSASATQYPLQDEYHGAYNQGVADARAANPDISDADAAAAGRSAGRERVEEGFRNGEVETSNSGESYPDYYGDAWDDAHPSGGGTP from the coding sequence ATGCCGACGACACAAGAAGGAAGACTCTTAAAGGTAACCACGCCACTCGACGACGATTTTCTGCTCATAAAGCGGATTCGGTCTCGTGAGGCATTATCTTCATTGTTTCATTTTGATCTCGAACTTCTTCACGAAGAATCAGAGGACGGTCGCGAAGCAACGAAAGTTGATCCGCAACAGTTACTCGGGCAACCGATGACCATCGTGGCCGAACAGACTGACGGCACCAAACGATATTTTAACGGCCTATGCGTAAACTTCACACAGGGCAATCGGAATACACGTTTTTCGAAATATCGGGCCGAGCTTGTTCCGAATGTATGGGTATTGACCCAAGTCTCCCAAAGCCGGATCTTTCAGAACATCTCAGTTCCCGATATACTGCGGCAGGTGTTTGATGGATTTGAGATCGACATTGAATTGCCGGGCACGTTCGAACCCCGAAATTATTGCGTTCAGTATCGAGAGTCGGACTGGGACTTCGCGTCGCGTCTGATGGAAGAAGAAGGCATATATTACTACTTTGAGCATACCGATAACTCACACCGGATGATAATCGCGAACACGGACTCATCCCACCGCGAGTGTCCGGAACGATCTGAGATACCCTTTGCGATCGACAGTACCGAGCTAACAGAATGGCAAGGTATGGTTCATACCTGGCAGGTGACCAATCAGGTTCGCACCGGCAAATACACACTCTTTGACCATAATTTTCAGCTTCCGACCAACCATTTAGAGGCTCAACAGGTTAGCCGATTCAACATTGGCGGTAACCAACAACTGGAGCATTATGATTATCCGGGCGAATTCGCCAAGAGGTTTGACGGTATTTCGTCCGGCGGAGGCGAACAACCGGGCGAACTCAATAAGATATTTAACGACCGTCAGCGGACCGTTGATATCCGTCAGCAAGAACTGGATGTTGCGTATAAAACGAATTACGGGTCATCCGACTGCTGCTCGATGGCGGCCGGATATCGATTTCGGCTGACGACCCATCCCTCCGCTGAGAATAATCGTAACCACATCCTGATAAGCGTCCAGACCGAGGCAGTCCAATCGCCTAGCTACGTCTCGGACGATGCGATCTCGAACTCATATAACATTAACTTCGTGTGTATACCCCAAGGCAACGGCCAGGCACCATTCCGGCCGTTGAGAAGGACGGCAAAGCCGATCGTCAACGGTAGCCAAACTGCAGTCGTGGTAGGCCCGGCCGGCGAAGAGATATTCACGGATAAATTCGGCCGTGTAAAAGTACAATTCCATTGGGACAGGCAAGGCAGAAACGACGCGAGTTCGTCGTGTTGGCTGCGAGTCTCAACCAGCATAGCAGGCAACAAATGGGGCACGATGTTCATTCCGCGGATCGGACAAGAAGTGATCGTCGACTTTATGGAAGGCGATCCGGATCAGCCGATCATCACCGGTTCAGTTTATAACCCGCAGACAATGCCGCATTATGAACTCCCCAAGTTCAAAACGCTGACCTACATCAAGACCCGAACTTCGCCCGATGATGGTAAAGGCTTTAACGAACTGCGTTTCGAGGACAAGGCGGGCAAAGAGCAAGTGTTCGTGCGTTCACAAAAACGCTACGACCTGCGCGCTCGTGGATCGATGTACGAAACCTGCGGCGGCAATCGCCAAGAGGTGATCGGCGTCCGTTCCGACAACAATCCGGGCGGAAACCTCGCGATCACTGTGGGCGGAAACAAGGACGTTCACATCAAAGACAGTCACTACGTTGGGATTGATGGAAAGCTAAATGAATCCGTGAAAGGTGATGTTGTAGAAGATTACCAAAGCAATCTTTCAACGATCGTCAGTGCCAAAACGGAACTGAATGCCCGTGAGATCACCCTTGAGGCTCTAACCAAGATAAGCCTAAAGGTCGGTGGTAACTGCATCATGATCGACCCGAGCGGAATTACAATTGCCGGCACAATGACCAAGATCAATTCAGGCGGATTTGCCTCGGGAACCGGCAATCCCGCATTCGACGACGCTCTTGATGCCGAAACCGCCGACACCGGCGAACCAGGATATCTTGACCGTCCACGTTCCGGCGGCGGCGGCGGACGTCGCAGACGAAATCTGCAGTCGCAGCACTACATTGCTCCTCCGCGACCTGGCGAAGACCCGCGGATCACCGCAATGCGCGGCACACTGGCAAATTCGGAACAGGGTCGTCATGCCCTCGAGGTATATGACCGTTATGGTGTTTCATCCAGTTTTCGTGGCGGCGAAGGTTCGACGTTCGATCCGGGTGACAACAACATGAATATCAATCCTGCCCAGAGTCCTGACAGACAGGCTCTCGGATTTGTTCATGAGATGAACCATGCCGAAGAGCATCATGAAGGGACGTCGGGCGATATTCAAAATCAGGGCCGCGATGAATATGTAGATGCGATGGTTGACGAGGAATCAGAAGGCGTCGTCAGAAGCATTGAAGCACGGGATGAACTGATCGAAAGCGGACACGATAGTGCTTCAGCGACGCAGTATCCTTTGCAGGACGAGTATCATGGTGCCTACAACCAGGGAGTGGCAGACGCTCGTGCGGCGAATCCCGATATCAGTGATGCCGACGCGGCCGCAGCGGGTCGATCGGCGGGTCGCGAGCGTGTTGAAGAAGGATTTCGGAATGGCGAGGTCGAAACCTCAAACTCAGGCGAAAGCTATCCTGACTACTACGGAGATGCATGGGATGATGCCCATCCGTCAGGCGGTGGAACGCCATAA
- a CDS encoding PD40 domain-containing protein: MPDTAAKNFYKFGNFRLDAERCVLFDGENAVVDATPKALAILCVLVESAGRVVSKDELIKRVWADNFVEEANLSHHIFRLRRALGESEDEKYIQTVSKRGYRFVGAIRSNDRGGDLASVATVKLASNQQGLSRPKSYLIALSAFLSLIVISFAIYFAWNGRRPTDGYRQTEIPTPRSESPMTLARVTNVGGVGAASISPDGKFIAYVEHSGYGQGLIHVRQTDTNSEIQLLEPGERAFGSTAFSADSKSIFFVIIDKRDPEGALYRISVLGGRPERVLADIDYFFTLSSDGKYAAFYRADKELKQSSIVIASLDGSGQERSILTFNTEKESPDSVPAFSPDGMRLVFAYADQPDAVDKAPARISLFAVEISSGEIQKLSDEKWMGVGMMNWMPDGSGVIFVTYRERALNQIYFLSYPKGDVTAITNDLTGYSNFGMGITSDGTTLVVDTLEFSSQLWSIGANGKARDAVQLTTNGLDGARGLTSLPGGEIVYTSGTVTDEDLWKLSDINGRREGNPLVSDQYIQREPAASPDGTFVVFGSDRAGKKHIFRIDIDGANLKQLTFGDGMDSAADVSPDGKWIVYTSSVNEKNRLWKIPSSGGPAVEFTNEESVSPAFSPDGRHISYISPPDSQATLGRLVVVSADDGTIEHSFEIMNFEFYYVAPRWTPDGKSLIFRRTDTIVGNLWKQGLAGGEPVQFTDFTSQRLAYFAYSRDFKNLLVSRGSVLQNVVMLKNFRVNSRQ, translated from the coding sequence TTGCCGGATACTGCAGCCAAGAATTTTTATAAATTTGGTAACTTCCGGCTTGATGCTGAGAGGTGTGTATTATTCGACGGCGAGAACGCGGTCGTCGACGCCACGCCCAAAGCACTCGCGATCCTGTGCGTGTTAGTCGAGTCGGCAGGGCGGGTCGTGTCAAAGGACGAACTGATAAAACGTGTGTGGGCCGATAATTTTGTTGAGGAAGCCAATCTATCTCACCACATATTCCGACTTCGCCGCGCACTCGGTGAATCCGAGGACGAAAAGTACATTCAAACCGTTTCGAAGCGCGGCTACAGATTTGTAGGAGCAATACGGTCAAACGATCGAGGCGGCGATTTGGCGTCAGTGGCAACGGTAAAGCTTGCCTCAAATCAACAGGGTCTGTCGCGGCCTAAAAGTTATCTCATAGCTCTTTCTGCATTTTTAAGTCTCATCGTAATATCGTTCGCCATCTATTTTGCTTGGAACGGCAGACGCCCCACGGATGGTTACCGACAAACGGAGATACCAACGCCCCGAAGTGAAAGTCCGATGACGCTTGCTCGCGTCACAAACGTCGGCGGTGTTGGAGCAGCTTCGATATCTCCGGATGGTAAGTTCATAGCATATGTTGAGCATTCCGGATACGGTCAAGGCTTGATCCACGTGCGGCAAACCGACACGAATTCTGAGATCCAGCTTCTCGAGCCGGGTGAGAGGGCTTTTGGCTCGACTGCCTTTTCCGCCGACAGCAAGAGTATTTTTTTCGTGATAATCGATAAGCGAGATCCAGAGGGGGCACTTTACCGAATATCGGTTTTAGGAGGGCGGCCTGAGAGAGTCTTGGCTGATATAGATTATTTTTTCACACTGTCGTCGGACGGTAAATATGCGGCGTTTTACAGGGCGGACAAGGAACTCAAACAATCTAGCATTGTCATCGCATCACTCGACGGCAGCGGTCAGGAACGCTCTATTCTGACTTTTAATACTGAAAAGGAAAGTCCCGACAGTGTTCCGGCCTTTTCACCGGACGGCATGCGCCTTGTATTTGCCTACGCGGATCAACCGGATGCGGTGGATAAAGCTCCCGCACGAATCAGTTTGTTTGCCGTGGAGATCAGCAGCGGCGAGATACAGAAGCTATCCGATGAAAAATGGATGGGCGTCGGTATGATGAATTGGATGCCGGACGGAAGCGGCGTCATATTCGTTACCTATCGAGAACGGGCACTTAACCAGATCTATTTTCTTTCATATCCCAAAGGTGACGTCACGGCTATCACAAACGACCTGACCGGCTATAGCAATTTTGGAATGGGCATTACTTCGGACGGGACGACCTTAGTGGTGGACACACTGGAGTTTTCATCTCAGTTATGGTCGATCGGGGCGAACGGTAAAGCTCGGGATGCCGTACAGTTGACGACAAACGGACTCGACGGTGCCCGTGGACTAACTAGTCTGCCGGGCGGCGAGATCGTTTACACTTCGGGAACCGTGACTGATGAGGACCTTTGGAAACTATCGGACATAAACGGCCGACGGGAGGGCAATCCGCTTGTCAGTGACCAATATATCCAGCGCGAACCTGCGGCTTCGCCGGATGGGACATTTGTGGTGTTTGGGTCAGATCGTGCCGGTAAGAAACACATTTTTCGCATTGATATTGACGGAGCGAACTTGAAACAACTGACCTTCGGCGACGGGATGGATTCCGCGGCCGACGTTTCCCCCGATGGTAAATGGATCGTCTACACGTCATCCGTAAATGAGAAAAACAGGCTTTGGAAGATCCCGAGTTCCGGCGGTCCGGCGGTCGAGTTTACGAATGAAGAGTCTGTCTCACCTGCATTCTCGCCGGACGGTAGACACATATCGTATATTTCGCCCCCTGATAGTCAGGCGACTCTCGGGCGTCTCGTGGTAGTATCGGCGGACGACGGCACGATTGAGCATTCATTTGAAATAATGAATTTTGAATTTTATTATGTCGCTCCTCGATGGACGCCGGACGGCAAGAGCCTGATCTTTCGCCGGACGGACACCATCGTCGGCAATCTGTGGAAGCAGGGTCTGGCTGGGGGGGAGCCCGTACAATTTACCGATTTCACTTCGCAAAGACTTGCTTATTTTGCCTATTCTCGAGACTTTAAGAATCTGCTTGTATCACGTGGAAGCGTCCTGCAGAATGTCGTAATGCTAAAGAACTTTCGTGTCAATAGCCGGCAGTAG
- the tssH gene encoding type VI secretion system ATPase TssH translates to MNVNLKSLIGRLNDTCREALEGAAGLCLSRTNYDVEIEHILFKLLEQDNTDLHRICNHYEVSIDRLAKDVNEALGRLKTGNTRTPGLSDRLPRWIQDAWLLASVDFGAARVRSGHLVLALVANESYARIAREISREFNHISAESLQIKLPEITADSNEERDAVALGETAGSADGSPVASGVPGKTKALDQYTEDLTAKAAAGKIDPILGREGEIRQIIDILTRRRQNNPILTGEAGVGKTAVVEGFAARIAAGDVPDPLKNVSVRSLDLGLLQAGAGVKGEFEQRLKNVIDEVKSSPQPIIMFIDEAHTMIGAGGQAGQNDAANLLKPALARGELRTIAATTWAEYKKYFEKDAALARRFQVVKVDEPDEEKAVAMMRGLTGKMEEHHNVRILDEAIVECVKLSSRYITGRQLPDKSVSVLDTACAKVAIGQGATPAAVEDETRLIQNLSSESEALEREQVTGADHGTRLAELKTALDTSTAELAKLNGQWTKEKELVEKIRNIRAKLEMSRLDPEPVETAAIEGEAVAVDAETTTPEPAVDVDLLRAELKSANEELKTIQGENPLMQPVVNGQTVAEVISGWTGIPIGKMVADEINAVLKLAATLQERVLGQNHALEAIAQRIRTSRAGLTDPKRPIGVFMLVGTSGVGKTETALALADSLYGGERNLISINMSEYQEAHTVSSLKGSPPGYVGYGEGGVLTEAVRRKPYSVVLLDEVEKAHPDVMELFFQVFDKGVLEDGEGREIDFKNCIIILTSNVGTDTIMKLCADPDTTPSPEGLVDAIKPELNKAFKPALLGRMVTVPFYPISDEIMRLIIKLQLGKIAKRIKDNHNAQFSYDDTVIETVAKRCTDVDSGARNVYNILTGTLLPEMSGEVLARMASGEGISKVHVGVGEGENFTYQFE, encoded by the coding sequence ATGAACGTTAACTTAAAATCATTGATCGGCAGATTGAACGACACGTGCCGCGAGGCGCTGGAAGGCGCCGCCGGGTTGTGCCTTTCGAGAACAAATTATGATGTCGAAATCGAACACATTCTGTTCAAGTTACTCGAACAGGACAACACAGATCTTCATCGCATCTGCAATCATTACGAGGTCAGCATCGACCGTTTGGCTAAGGATGTAAATGAAGCACTTGGCCGCCTAAAGACTGGCAATACGCGTACGCCGGGGCTAAGCGACCGCCTGCCGCGATGGATCCAGGACGCGTGGCTTTTGGCATCCGTTGACTTTGGAGCAGCCCGTGTCCGGAGCGGTCATCTCGTACTCGCTCTGGTCGCAAACGAAAGCTATGCGCGGATCGCTAGAGAGATATCACGCGAATTTAATCATATTTCGGCCGAATCGCTGCAGATCAAACTGCCCGAAATTACAGCGGACTCTAACGAAGAACGTGATGCCGTCGCCCTCGGCGAAACGGCCGGGTCGGCTGACGGTTCGCCGGTCGCAAGCGGTGTTCCCGGCAAGACAAAGGCTCTCGACCAGTACACCGAAGACCTGACGGCAAAGGCCGCCGCCGGCAAGATCGACCCCATCCTTGGCCGCGAGGGTGAGATCCGCCAGATCATCGACATCCTGACCCGTCGCCGCCAGAATAATCCGATACTTACGGGAGAGGCGGGCGTTGGTAAAACTGCAGTTGTCGAAGGATTTGCCGCTCGGATCGCAGCAGGAGACGTCCCTGATCCGTTGAAAAACGTCTCGGTACGCTCACTTGATCTGGGCCTGCTCCAAGCGGGCGCGGGCGTTAAGGGCGAGTTCGAACAACGTCTCAAGAATGTGATCGATGAGGTAAAGTCTTCGCCGCAACCAATAATAATGTTCATCGACGAGGCCCACACAATGATCGGTGCCGGAGGTCAGGCCGGTCAGAACGATGCGGCCAATCTACTAAAGCCCGCGTTGGCCCGTGGCGAACTTAGGACGATTGCCGCGACAACTTGGGCCGAATACAAAAAGTATTTTGAAAAGGACGCCGCTCTGGCCAGACGGTTTCAGGTTGTAAAGGTCGATGAGCCGGACGAAGAAAAAGCCGTTGCGATGATGCGTGGACTAACGGGCAAAATGGAGGAGCACCACAACGTCCGCATCCTGGATGAGGCGATAGTTGAGTGCGTCAAACTCTCTTCGCGTTATATTACCGGCCGTCAGTTGCCTGATAAGAGCGTCTCAGTACTCGACACCGCATGTGCAAAAGTCGCGATCGGCCAAGGTGCAACGCCTGCCGCCGTCGAAGATGAGACGCGACTGATACAAAATCTCTCGTCGGAATCCGAAGCTCTCGAACGGGAACAAGTGACGGGAGCCGACCACGGCACACGATTGGCAGAGCTGAAAACTGCTCTTGACACGTCAACCGCGGAACTCGCGAAACTTAACGGTCAATGGACAAAAGAGAAAGAACTTGTCGAAAAGATCCGCAACATTCGCGCGAAGCTGGAAATGTCCCGATTAGACCCCGAGCCGGTTGAAACTGCGGCGATCGAGGGCGAAGCAGTCGCAGTCGATGCCGAAACAACAACTCCGGAACCTGCCGTGGACGTGGATCTGCTTAGGGCCGAACTGAAATCGGCTAATGAAGAGCTCAAAACGATTCAGGGCGAAAATCCGCTTATGCAGCCGGTCGTTAACGGCCAGACGGTTGCCGAAGTCATCTCAGGATGGACCGGAATCCCCATCGGAAAGATGGTCGCCGATGAAATAAATGCAGTGCTAAAGTTGGCTGCGACCCTACAAGAACGCGTCTTGGGCCAAAATCACGCTCTCGAGGCGATAGCCCAGCGGATCCGGACATCTAGGGCCGGCCTGACCGACCCCAAGCGTCCGATCGGCGTTTTTATGCTAGTGGGAACATCAGGCGTCGGAAAGACGGAGACGGCTCTTGCCCTTGCCGATTCTCTGTACGGCGGCGAGCGAAATTTGATCTCGATAAATATGAGCGAGTATCAAGAGGCCCATACGGTTTCGAGTCTTAAGGGCTCACCTCCCGGATATGTAGGCTATGGTGAAGGCGGCGTTTTGACCGAGGCAGTTCGGCGTAAGCCTTACTCGGTCGTGCTGCTCGACGAAGTCGAAAAGGCCCATCCGGATGTGATGGAACTTTTCTTTCAGGTATTTGATAAGGGTGTGCTGGAGGATGGTGAGGGCCGCGAGATCGATTTTAAGAACTGCATCATCATTCTCACATCCAATGTCGGAACGGACACAATTATGAAATTGTGTGCCGATCCTGATACGACACCATCACCTGAGGGTCTGGTGGATGCGATCAAACCGGAACTCAACAAGGCCTTTAAGCCGGCATTGCTCGGCAGAATGGTTACCGTGCCGTTCTATCCGATCTCCGACGAGATAATGCGGTTGATCATCAAACTGCAGCTCGGCAAGATCGCAAAACGAATAAAAGACAACCACAATGCGCAATTTTCGTATGACGATACCGTCATAGAGACAGTAGCAAAACGCTGTACAGATGTGGACAGCGGAGCCCGGAATGTCTATAACATTCTGACAGGGACACTATTGCCGGAAATGTCCGGCGAGGTGCTCGCACGAATGGCGAGCGGCGAGGGTATCAGCAAGGTGCACGTCGGCGTCGGCGAAGGTGAAAACTTCACCTATCAATTTGAATAA
- the tssG gene encoding type VI secretion system baseplate subunit TssG, with product MSKKPLNQELFDEPFAFEFFQAVRLLERIYSDRKTVGRDALPNEEVVRFRSRIGLEFPASEIQEIRETAVADSDKRLVEMIVNFMGMAGVSGVLPTHYTELVLDRVRHRDTTLWSFLDIFTHRSVSMFYRAWAKYRFPIAYERGDREFTSYIFDLAGLGTNGLRGRMAIDDESLLPYVGLIGQKPHSVNALENMISDYFGVTAKVDQYFGQWLDLSDEDTTKLGKSNSELGRSSIIGTRVWDQQSKIRVRIGPLKFKQYQAFLPNGSAYRQLHSMIKFLIGFEFDFDLQLILAAKQVPSSVLTTKAVRRPMLGWTTWLKTKPFVADDDQLVLQTGDSLTEN from the coding sequence GTGTCGAAGAAGCCACTAAATCAGGAGTTGTTCGACGAACCTTTCGCGTTCGAGTTCTTTCAAGCTGTCCGTCTGCTTGAGAGAATATATTCGGACCGCAAGACCGTCGGCAGGGATGCACTTCCGAACGAAGAAGTGGTTCGCTTTCGATCGCGTATAGGCCTCGAGTTCCCTGCAAGTGAGATCCAAGAGATCCGTGAGACCGCCGTGGCAGATTCCGATAAGCGGCTTGTCGAGATGATCGTAAATTTTATGGGGATGGCGGGTGTAAGCGGAGTCTTGCCGACACATTACACCGAACTCGTGCTTGATCGCGTGCGTCATCGCGATACAACGCTTTGGTCATTTCTGGACATCTTTACCCATCGATCCGTTTCAATGTTTTATCGGGCTTGGGCGAAATATCGTTTTCCCATCGCCTATGAACGGGGCGATCGCGAATTTACGTCATATATTTTTGATCTTGCCGGACTCGGCACCAATGGGCTTCGCGGTCGGATGGCCATTGATGACGAGTCGCTACTTCCCTATGTCGGCCTGATCGGACAGAAGCCACATTCGGTGAACGCCTTAGAAAATATGATCAGCGATTATTTTGGCGTTACGGCGAAGGTGGATCAGTATTTTGGTCAGTGGCTCGACCTTTCGGACGAGGATACGACAAAATTAGGCAAGAGCAACTCAGAACTTGGCCGAAGTTCGATCATCGGAACGCGTGTATGGGATCAGCAATCAAAAATACGCGTTCGAATCGGGCCACTCAAATTTAAGCAATATCAGGCGTTTTTGCCAAACGGCTCGGCGTATCGCCAGCTACACTCGATGATCAAGTTTTTGATCGGATTCGAGTTTGATTTTGATCTGCAGCTTATCTTGGCTGCCAAGCAGGTGCCGAGTTCGGTACTAACGACCAAGGCCGTTCGACGTCCAATGCTAGGTTGGACAACCTGGCTCAAAACAAAACCCTTCGTCGCCGACGACGATCAATTAGTGCTGCAAACGGGTGATTCACTCACAGAAAATTAG
- the fumC gene encoding class II fumarate hydratase: MSQVTEHSVKTRIETDSMGEIEVPVEAYWGAQTQRSLLHFNIGFDVMPREVIRALGILKKAAAIVNFDLGKLPKEKLDLIVQAADEVIEGKLDAHFPLRVWQTGSGTQTNMNANEVISNRGIEIAGGEMGSKTPVHPNDDVNKSQSSNDTFPTAMYIAAAEQMMGLVPEVQKVRDAIHAKAIEFADVVKIGRTHLQDATPMTVGQEFGGWASLISRDIDRLRMVMPGLFDLAIGGTAVGTGLNAHPEFAQRAADKIAELTGLPFRSHPDKFAALSAHDEVVFASGGLKTLSASLMKIANDIRWLASGPRCGIGELSLPENEPGSSIMPGKVNPTQSEAMTMVSVQVFGNDAAIGFAGSQGNFELNVFKPVMIHNFLHSVRLIKDACHGFVDYCINGIELNRDQIEHYVKGSLMLVTALNQHIGYDNASKIAKYAHKKGISLKESAVQLQLLTAERFDELVIAEDMTHP, from the coding sequence ATGTCACAAGTAACAGAACATTCAGTAAAAACAAGAATAGAAACAGACTCGATGGGCGAGATAGAGGTGCCCGTCGAAGCATATTGGGGTGCTCAGACTCAGCGATCGCTTTTGCACTTTAACATCGGATTCGATGTGATGCCGCGTGAGGTCATTCGGGCGCTAGGTATTTTGAAGAAGGCGGCAGCGATAGTCAATTTTGATCTCGGTAAGTTGCCTAAGGAAAAACTTGACCTTATCGTTCAGGCGGCAGACGAGGTGATCGAGGGCAAGCTCGACGCGCATTTTCCGCTTCGCGTGTGGCAGACCGGTTCCGGCACGCAGACGAATATGAATGCCAACGAGGTTATCTCAAACCGTGGGATCGAGATCGCCGGCGGCGAGATGGGTTCGAAAACGCCCGTTCATCCAAACGACGACGTTAACAAATCGCAGTCGTCCAACGACACTTTCCCCACCGCGATGTATATCGCCGCCGCCGAACAGATGATGGGACTAGTCCCCGAGGTTCAAAAGGTCCGCGATGCGATCCACGCTAAGGCTATCGAGTTTGCAGACGTAGTAAAGATCGGCCGTACGCATTTACAAGACGCGACCCCGATGACAGTGGGGCAGGAATTCGGTGGCTGGGCTTCGCTGATTTCTCGTGACATTGACCGTTTGAGAATGGTGATGCCGGGGCTTTTCGATCTCGCTATCGGAGGCACGGCAGTTGGGACGGGGCTTAATGCCCATCCCGAATTCGCACAGCGTGCGGCAGACAAGATCGCCGAGCTGACCGGATTGCCATTCAGATCACACCCCGACAAATTTGCTGCCCTTTCGGCACACGACGAAGTCGTCTTCGCTTCCGGCGGCCTAAAAACTCTGTCCGCAAGCTTGATGAAGATCGCCAATGACATTCGCTGGCTTGCTTCGGGCCCGCGTTGCGGAATTGGAGAATTGTCGCTTCCGGAGAATGAGCCGGGAAGTTCGATAATGCCGGGTAAGGTCAACCCGACTCAGTCCGAGGCGATGACGATGGTTTCGGTTCAGGTTTTCGGCAACGATGCAGCGATCGGCTTCGCGGGTTCGCAGGGCAATTTCGAACTCAACGTCTTCAAACCCGTGATGATCCATAATTTTCTTCATTCCGTGCGGCTTATCAAAGATGCGTGCCACGGGTTTGTCGATTACTGCATTAACGGCATCGAACTCAACCGCGATCAGATCGAGCACTACGTGAAAGGCTCGCTAATGCTCGTCACGGCGCTCAATCAGCATATTGGATACGATAACGCCTCAAAGATCGCAAAATATGCCCACAAAAAGGGTATTTCGCTGAAAGAATCCGCCGTACAGCTACAGCTCTTAACAGCGGAACGATTCGACGAACTCGTTATCGCAGAAGATATGACGCATCCGTAA